A genomic region of Raphanus sativus cultivar WK10039 chromosome 6, ASM80110v3, whole genome shotgun sequence contains the following coding sequences:
- the LOC108806423 gene encoding protein LIGHT-DEPENDENT SHORT HYPOCOTYLS 10, whose protein sequence is MSSPRYRGKSSMESSGSEPPVSPSRYELQKRRDWNTFGQYLKNQRPPMPMSHCNCNHVLDFLRYLDQFGKTKVHVPGCMFYGQPEPPAPCTCPLRQAWGSLDALIGRLRAAYEENGGSPETNPFASGAIRVYLREVRECQAKARGIPYKKKKKKPTTTEMGGGREDSSSSSASSFGFP, encoded by the coding sequence ATGTCATCTCCTAGATATAGAGGAAAGAGCTCGATGGAATCATCAGGATCAGAGCCACCGGTGTCACCAAGCCGTTACGAGTTACAAAAGAGACGGGACTGGAACACTTTCGGACAGTACTTGAAGAACCAGAGACCGCCCATGCCGATGTCTCACTGCAACTGCAACCACGTGCTTGATTTCCTCAGGTACTTAGACCAGTTCGGTAAGACAAAGGTGCACGTGCCTGGCTGTATGTTCTACGGTCAGCCTGAGCCACCAGCTCCTTGCACATGTCCTCTCAGACAAGCTTGGGGGAGTCTCGACGCTTTGATCGGACGGCTGAGAGCGGCTTACGAGGAGAACGGTGGATCTCCGGAAACAAACCCTTTCGCTAGTGGAGCAATCAGGGTTTACTTGAGGGAGGTTAGGGAGTGTCAGGCCAAAGCTAGAGGGATTCcttacaaaaagaagaagaagaagccaacGACGACCGAGATGGGTGGTGGAAGAGAggactcttcttcttcctccgccTCTTCCTTCGGCTTCCCTTAA